A window of the Fibrobacter sp. UWB2 genome harbors these coding sequences:
- a CDS encoding sugar MFS transporter produces the protein MFLLVVIYVAFIGLGLPDTILGAAWPLMHLDLKTPISAAGILSIIASLGTIVSSLCTPKFLRILGTGKLVAYSIALTAIASVGYGNADSFNVLCLWAIPMGIGAGAVDVAMNNFAAIYLESKHTNWLHASWGIGATLGPSLLSFSIMIGSGWRGAYEYVAASLTAIFILILISLPLWKKTEARGGLSENVTIPASSENVKVASPGNAPRTAAPPDNNANNAPHISIREALRVPGMKLSFLTFFFYSALEISTSLWCGTYLIACGFKPEIGAFIVSLMFASVMIGRIASGFFAIKFTDHRLIYAGIFIVAAGCLVLSLPLPLWMQPACICLLGLGCAPVYPSLIHATPARFGESLSSQAISIQLAGSYIGSILMPPAFGLVAAKFTVHLWPISLSIFVGLLLLCVCLLDYVTHKKLNKSYARERVIDILHTVTMETIKRERRIQRRLRNRQKKR, from the coding sequence ATTTTCCTCCTCGTTGTCATATACGTTGCATTTATTGGGCTAGGTCTCCCCGACACCATTCTTGGGGCGGCTTGGCCCTTAATGCATTTAGACCTTAAAACGCCGATTTCTGCGGCGGGCATCCTTTCCATTATCGCCTCGCTCGGGACAATCGTCTCTAGCCTCTGCACACCAAAATTTCTTCGCATTTTAGGCACAGGAAAGCTTGTCGCCTACAGCATTGCGCTGACCGCAATAGCCTCTGTCGGTTACGGAAATGCGGACTCGTTCAACGTCCTTTGCCTTTGGGCGATTCCGATGGGCATTGGCGCAGGCGCCGTCGACGTGGCGATGAACAACTTCGCCGCCATTTATCTTGAATCCAAGCACACGAACTGGCTGCACGCAAGCTGGGGCATCGGAGCAACTCTCGGACCTTCATTGCTTTCGTTCTCGATTATGATCGGCAGCGGTTGGCGTGGAGCATACGAATATGTCGCCGCAAGCCTCACCGCAATTTTCATATTGATTCTTATTTCACTCCCGCTGTGGAAAAAAACGGAAGCGCGTGGAGGGCTCTCGGAAAACGTCACCATCCCGGCGAGTTCTGAAAATGTGAAAGTCGCGAGCCCAGGAAACGCGCCGAGAACTGCCGCGCCTCCTGACAACAACGCAAATAATGCGCCGCACATCAGCATTCGCGAGGCGCTCCGCGTCCCGGGAATGAAGCTTTCGTTCCTCACGTTCTTCTTTTATTCGGCACTCGAAATTTCGACTAGTCTTTGGTGCGGCACCTACCTCATCGCTTGCGGATTCAAACCCGAAATCGGAGCATTCATTGTTTCGCTCATGTTTGCGTCCGTAATGATTGGCCGCATTGCAAGCGGATTTTTTGCAATCAAGTTTACCGACCATCGCCTGATTTATGCCGGGATTTTCATCGTCGCCGCAGGCTGCCTTGTGCTCTCATTACCGCTTCCGCTATGGATGCAGCCCGCCTGCATTTGCCTGCTCGGACTCGGTTGCGCACCCGTGTATCCGTCACTAATCCATGCAACCCCCGCACGTTTTGGAGAATCGCTTTCGAGTCAAGCGATTAGCATCCAGCTCGCCGGTTCCTACATCGGTTCAATCTTGATGCCGCCCGCATTTGGTCTCGTTGCAGCTAAATTCACCGTCCATCTTTGGCCGATTTCACTCTCGATTTTTGTCGGATTGTTACTTTTATGCGTGTGCCTGCTGGACTACGTGACGCACAAAAAACTGAACAAGTCTTACGCCCGCGAACGCGTGATTGACATTCTCCACACGGTCACGATGGAGACCATCAAACGGGAACGTCGCATACAACGTCGTTTACGTAATCGCCAAAAGAAACGTTAA
- the cysS gene encoding cysteine--tRNA ligase — MALQFYNTASRKKELFTLPEGVPAVRMYCCGPTVYHFAHIGNLRTYIFEDFLVRTLNYYGYKVNHIVNITDVGHLTSDGDTGDDKMEKGAAREGKSVWDIAKFYTDAFMADWHRLNIQEPTRWTRATDHIQEQIDLVKTLEEKGFTYRTSDGIYFDSLKFPRYADFARLDVENLRKGSRIDMGEKHNATDFALWKFSPTDKKRAMEWDSPWGVGFPGWHIECSAMAMKYNGPTLDIHCGGTDHIRVHHTNEIAQSECANGVQFSRFWMHGEFLRTASEEKLEDGTTEQKFGKMSKSSGEFLTVTLLMERGFNPLDYRYFALGSHYRNYLNFTWEALTGAKEAFKSLHKKTDPLIGKATAITSEAAKAFQQEFKDAIGDDLNMPRALGIMNTMLKSDIDDGEKAALVADFDKIFGLKLDQPREEYVKKGANDNIDTAKIEALIAARKEARANKNWAESDRIRDELAAMNIVIKDSKEGTTWSVKE; from the coding sequence ATGGCACTTCAATTCTACAACACCGCATCACGCAAGAAAGAACTGTTCACTCTTCCCGAAGGCGTTCCCGCCGTGCGTATGTACTGTTGTGGTCCGACGGTGTACCACTTTGCCCACATCGGCAACCTCCGCACTTACATTTTTGAAGACTTTTTGGTCCGCACGCTCAACTACTACGGCTACAAGGTCAACCACATCGTGAACATCACCGACGTGGGCCACCTCACAAGCGATGGCGACACCGGCGACGATAAAATGGAAAAGGGCGCAGCCCGCGAAGGCAAGTCCGTCTGGGACATCGCAAAGTTCTACACCGACGCATTCATGGCCGACTGGCACCGCCTCAACATCCAGGAACCGACCCGCTGGACCCGCGCCACGGACCACATCCAGGAACAGATTGACTTGGTGAAGACGCTCGAAGAAAAGGGCTTCACCTACCGCACCTCTGACGGCATCTACTTCGACAGCCTCAAGTTCCCGCGCTATGCCGACTTTGCACGCCTCGACGTGGAAAACCTCCGCAAGGGTAGCCGCATCGACATGGGCGAAAAGCACAACGCCACGGACTTTGCCCTTTGGAAGTTCAGCCCGACCGACAAGAAGCGTGCTATGGAATGGGACAGCCCGTGGGGCGTTGGTTTCCCGGGTTGGCACATCGAATGCTCTGCCATGGCCATGAAGTACAACGGCCCGACGCTCGACATCCACTGCGGTGGTACGGACCACATCCGCGTGCACCACACGAACGAAATTGCCCAGAGCGAATGCGCCAACGGCGTTCAGTTCAGCCGTTTCTGGATGCATGGCGAATTTCTCCGCACTGCAAGCGAAGAAAAGCTTGAAGACGGCACGACCGAACAGAAGTTCGGCAAGATGAGCAAGTCCTCGGGCGAATTCTTGACCGTCACGCTCCTCATGGAACGCGGCTTCAACCCGCTCGACTACCGCTACTTTGCACTCGGCAGCCACTACCGCAACTACCTGAACTTCACTTGGGAAGCCCTCACCGGTGCCAAGGAAGCCTTCAAGAGCTTGCACAAGAAGACGGACCCGCTGATTGGCAAGGCAACCGCTATCACAAGCGAAGCAGCCAAGGCTTTCCAGCAGGAATTCAAGGACGCCATCGGCGACGACCTCAACATGCCGCGCGCACTCGGCATCATGAACACGATGCTCAAGAGTGACATCGATGACGGCGAAAAGGCTGCACTCGTGGCTGACTTCGACAAGATCTTTGGTCTCAAGCTCGACCAGCCGCGCGAAGAATACGTGAAGAAGGGCGCGAACGACAACATCGATACCGCTAAGATCGAAGCTCTCATCGCAGCCCGCAAGGAAGCTCGCGCCAACAAGAACTGGGCCGAAAGCGACCGCATCCGTGATGAACTTGCCGCGATGAACATCGTGATCAAGGACTCTAAGGAAGGCACGACCTGGAGCGTGAAGGAATAA
- a CDS encoding carbohydrate-binding domain-containing protein has protein sequence MMLKKLPVIAASAALSFWACGEDGSIMNPNGGAYAPAGTSSSSDAFEIESSSGALDIDVEIWSSSNTAPVIGTSSSSNALPGNVVSSSSVVPNVGASSSSNVIPVVSSSSNNVVSGSSESGDNENDNEDARTLDGTQILLKLAGTSATVENNNGCVEIADKNATITCPGAYYVTGESSDFQVVVNTPGAENEGNTGIYLHNATIKSSHAPILVKNADKTVLHLVKGTTNVVEDGNGNHLFVKVNGAQDTAKAAIYSRDDLNIKGAGTLTVKGKFKNGIQCSNDLKIKNGNITVEAEENAIKGKGSLQISGGTLNLTAKKGDALESDECEEGTDGKCKSFIDGKGIVDIRGGNITIKAGDDGIQAAHYVMVSDSTEPSTVKVTSTGKGLVAEKFIYVNGGNINVTADDDALHTKYKVFMNAGDVTISTKDDGIHADSALHLSGSTINVVTAYEGLEAYKILAEGGVTATFATNDGWNAAGGAKENAGGYSMFSESSGHAVISGGHHYIASKGNMIDVLDANGSAKMTGGVLILEITGQSYENGGMGGGFPGGGGWNMGGGFPGMGGQQGGGNGCPSNMAGGLIDTDTGFEITGGVLLAFGDYSTDTPNCASVSFTSDNYYGTENAAFKPEYHGSTIFYGGDVKSVSQVNTAGMKEFKFPNGKIYMYK, from the coding sequence ATGATGTTAAAAAAGTTGCCTGTGATTGCTGCATCTGCAGCTTTGAGCTTTTGGGCATGTGGTGAAGACGGTTCTATTATGAATCCTAATGGCGGGGCGTATGCTCCCGCAGGAACCTCTTCTAGCAGTGATGCTTTTGAAATTGAATCTAGTTCCGGCGCTTTAGATATTGATGTTGAAATTTGGAGCTCTAGCAATACGGCCCCAGTTATCGGGACTTCTAGTTCAAGCAATGCATTGCCGGGCAATGTTGTTTCGAGTTCTAGCGTTGTGCCGAACGTCGGCGCCTCTAGCTCTAGCAATGTTATTCCTGTCGTGTCGTCGAGTTCTAACAATGTGGTTTCCGGTAGCTCGGAATCTGGCGACAATGAGAACGATAACGAAGATGCTAGAACTTTGGATGGTACGCAGATTCTCCTGAAACTTGCTGGAACTTCGGCAACTGTTGAAAATAACAACGGTTGCGTTGAAATTGCAGATAAAAACGCAACGATTACTTGCCCGGGTGCTTACTACGTCACCGGCGAATCGTCCGATTTCCAAGTGGTGGTGAATACTCCGGGTGCCGAAAACGAAGGCAATACGGGCATTTATCTTCACAATGCAACTATCAAGAGCTCCCATGCTCCGATTCTTGTGAAAAATGCCGACAAAACGGTTCTCCATTTGGTCAAGGGTACGACCAACGTGGTTGAAGATGGTAACGGAAATCACTTGTTCGTAAAGGTCAATGGTGCTCAGGATACGGCAAAGGCTGCTATTTATTCGAGAGACGATTTGAATATCAAGGGTGCCGGTACTTTGACCGTCAAGGGCAAGTTCAAAAACGGCATCCAGTGCAGTAACGATCTTAAAATCAAGAACGGCAACATTACTGTTGAAGCTGAAGAAAACGCCATCAAGGGCAAGGGTAGCCTCCAGATTTCTGGCGGTACGCTGAATCTCACGGCCAAGAAGGGCGATGCCCTTGAAAGTGATGAATGCGAAGAAGGTACTGATGGCAAGTGCAAGTCTTTTATTGATGGCAAGGGTATTGTCGATATCCGTGGCGGTAACATCACCATTAAAGCGGGTGATGACGGCATCCAGGCTGCACATTATGTCATGGTAAGCGATTCTACGGAACCGTCGACGGTTAAGGTGACTTCTACAGGCAAGGGCCTCGTGGCTGAAAAGTTCATCTATGTGAACGGTGGTAATATCAATGTGACTGCCGATGATGATGCTCTGCATACAAAATACAAAGTCTTCATGAACGCAGGTGATGTGACCATTTCCACGAAGGACGATGGTATCCATGCGGACTCCGCTTTGCATTTGAGCGGTTCTACGATTAATGTGGTCACTGCTTACGAAGGCTTGGAAGCGTACAAGATTTTAGCAGAAGGTGGCGTCACGGCTACGTTTGCCACAAATGATGGCTGGAACGCTGCGGGTGGCGCCAAGGAAAATGCCGGTGGCTATTCCATGTTCAGCGAATCTAGTGGTCATGCTGTGATTAGCGGCGGTCACCACTACATCGCATCGAAGGGCAACATGATTGATGTGCTTGATGCCAATGGTTCTGCAAAGATGACGGGTGGTGTGCTGATTCTCGAAATTACCGGCCAAAGCTATGAAAATGGCGGTATGGGCGGTGGCTTCCCTGGTGGTGGCGGCTGGAACATGGGTGGTGGCTTCCCGGGTATGGGCGGTCAACAGGGCGGTGGCAATGGATGCCCCTCCAATATGGCGGGCGGTCTCATCGATACGGATACAGGCTTTGAAATTACGGGCGGCGTACTCCTCGCATTCGGTGATTACTCGACCGACACGCCGAATTGCGCGTCTGTCAGTTTCACGAGTGATAACTACTATGGCACGGAAAATGCTGCGTTCAAGCCGGAATACCATGGCAGCACGATTTTCTACGGTGGTGATGTGAAGTCTGTAAGTCAGGTAAATACCGCCGGGATGAAGGAATTCAAGTTCCCGAACGGCAAGATTTACATGTACAAGTAA